The Larimichthys crocea isolate SSNF chromosome X, L_crocea_2.0, whole genome shotgun sequence genome segment CGTCTCCGAAGACATTACAGCGGAAGACGCTGCGCTGCGTCTGCTTCTTCTGCAGGTCAATCTTCTTATCTCTGGTCactgaaaccacacacacacacgcacacacacacacacacacacacacacacacacacacacacacacacacacacacacacacacacacacacacctcagactGAACTGTTGATTCACTGACATCATAACTGACAAACTCCCCAACAAGAACAATGACCTCAGATATAAATACGAAtgtggaaataataataaaacaataatgatgTCGCTCACCTGTGATTCCTGCTGCTTGGGACTCCTGCTCAGCGATTATGGAGTAACCCAGGTAACCCAAATACTCCAGGCAGCGCTGCACATCCAGATACGTCGTCAGcctgaacaaacaaagacagcagagtcATGAAATATAGAAGCTGACGCGACTGAGCTCATGTGTTTCCTTCTTTACATCCACTCAGACAGACTCACACGTTGGTGTAAGGTGACGACAGGCGGGCACTGTTAGTTTGGcatatttcttcatttcattccaTGCATCAGTGTTTGTCTTCACGCAAGAAatgtaccaaaataaaataaaataacattttatgaaTCAGGACATATCTACTGAAGAGTTGAAGgatgtgtgtgtaggatttggaGACATCTGAAGGGTCATCaactgtgtttaatttgtccgTCCCAGGCTGCTGCAGAAACATCAGCTCAACATGGACTGAagattattttgtatttctgtgttttattagaGGGAGTTTGGTTGGAAATGATGAATTTGTGGTTTATAAAACTTTGAAATGAGACATTAGGTCGTCTCTGCGTCCTCGTGTCTTCTTCGATGAAACCACCAGAGGGTgccaaactcagaacacacacacacacacacacacacacacacacacacacacagtggctttaatttaatgaaagCACTCACGTCCACTGGGACAGATATCCCTGGTAGGTGATCCATCCCTGCTCGTTAGTGCAAACTGTGTTATTGACATCCGGGCCCCACGGCATGTAGGGAAACACATCGAACAGGTCGCTCAGCTCGTCTGGTGACAAGGCACAGTCACGGTCCTGATGAGACACAGACGACAGAGGTGGTGAAATATGGCACAATGACTGAAGCACACATTCACAGTTTGACACTAATCTCTAGGACAGAAAGCAGATCGTGGCTCGACCCGACGCTTTCACTCCTTTGACTTTCATTAGTAACCTCGCGGCTAATTCTCCCGTCAATCCCTCCTCAGCGACGGGAACTTAAGGCCTCAGCAGGTGGTCAGTGCTGGCGCTCTGTACTGAGCAGCTTCTCGTAACGTGCCTCTCCAAGTCTCACAGTAAATACAGAACCGGACTTGCAGGATTGTACCTTGTCGTGTTTGTCAAAGACGCTCTGGAGGAAGAGGTAGGCGTTGTGGTTGAGCTCTGTGGTGCAGTCTGGAGGAACTTTCAACCTACAGAGtgaaatattgtaaaataaatgtgacaatCGACGAACCTGAGCAGAACACAAGACACACATTACTACAGAGATGAAAGAAGATTAAGGCTCAGTAATCCTGCTGAGGAAAGGTTCATATCCATTCTCTGTATTGATCCTCCCTTGATAATAACTATAGTGTTACATCGAGCACTGAATCTCAGGTGTCGCTTCAAGACGGAGACTCACGGAGGGAAGAGGTAGTCCTGATTTAACTCCAAGTCGTCGTCGTATCCGAACCTCCTCAGCACGGTCCACGTGGTTTCATGACGGCCTCGCTGGATGAACAGCGtgtgaaggaagaggaagccTGCAGAGGAAAGGAAGCAAACAATCTTTTAGTGTTTGTGCTTTGAGGATCCTGATCCGATTCAGAGGCTGGGTCTGATTGTGAATGTTAATTATTGAATGAACTCATTCTTGTGAACTACCTCGAGGACTGGGTCACGTAGAGATCAAATGCTGATCATTcagtttaaagttgtttttttatttctttttaggAAGTtaggactcttattttgaagagtTTTGTTACGTTTCCTTCTTTAGTTTGAGCAGCGTCTTCCTCTTGTAGTCTACCTCACTCTTGTTGTATCACACAtgcaataaataactttattttaccGAGCACGTCTGGTTTCATGTTGCTTCCTCTTCCCTAAGCCGGGTGCTTACACAtatctttctttttgtgcttctaaaaataaaaaataaaactgtacagGAGATGACAGTTTATCTTCTTTCACTATTTTTCATTAACATGAatatttcctgtaatatttctaACCATTGTCTCACCTCATTCAATACTTTCCTCACTGTATTTATGTGCATGATTTGCATCTGTGCGTTCACACTGTTTGTTACCTTTCATACTGTTTATgtgtaaaaaagaaactaatGAGAGTTTTCCAATGAATTCTCTCCATTTATGTGGATTTATGTGGATTTATGTGGATTTATGTGGATGTCTGCAGTGCATGTTTTACACCGACCTTTCAGAGAGAGCCCGTTGTCGCACACTCCGTCACTCAAATTCCTCCTCACCACATTTTTTACATCCTCCAGCGCTTGAGGCTCGAGCGGGGTGTTGAAGCACGTCCGCTGCGACACAAAAACGTTGTTGTTGTCAAAACTCAAAGGTCCTCTGCAAAGCGTATTTGTGGTTTGTTAACAGCTACGATCGGTTCACCTGGAAGAAGTTGAGCTCATTGTCGTTGAGAATCCCGTCGTTGTCCAAGTCGGACACTTTGAAGATTCGAGTCAGGGCTTTTATACAAAGCGGCTTCATCTGAGAGTTTAAAGAGAGTCAGTCAGACAAATACAGGCCGCTGAGACACAAACAGCGGTGCAGACTGCACACAGTATATCTGAGCTCTTACGTCTTTCTTCTCTGGACAGTACAGGGGACCTGTGGGGTGCAGAACTGCCTTCTGGGCGTAGTAAAACAGCTCTGAAATGTTCTTCAGGTTCTTTGCTGAACACtgtaaacaacaagaaaaaggaCGTCTGGTTTGACTGCAGCctctaaaaaaacatgtcaatacTAACAGTACCTGTTtacctttctgtgtgtgtgtgtgtgtgtgtgtgtgatctaaGTCAGGAGCAGACAGGGTATTAACACAGAGGATCTGTCTGAGCGACGTGCCTGGTCTAATTAACGTGTCAGGAGATAGTATTCTGTTAAAGGGTAACACGCGAGGAGGACGACAGGTTAATGTATGGAAGACAACAGTCAGTGTTATTGATTGATTATCTGGAGGCTGCAGACTTTAACAGCTTCACATGACTGATAACTTGttgacacgtgtgtgtgtgtctgcgtggtCATGAGGATCGATTGCGCTGCTATTGCATTACTGGAACGTGGAAGTGTGTCTGAAAACAACTCTCTCACCTCAACACAAGTCTCGATCTCACTGTACTGGTTCATGATGGGCAGGATGGTCTCCATGCTGCTGTGTTCCACCAGGTCCGACTTGTTCCCCACCAGGATGAGAGGAACCCTGAGCGATCGGAGAGACACGCAGAGCAGTGTTTGAACACTAATGTAACTCGAAGTGTATTCCTGTTATTCAGCAGAACGTTCATGTGTTTTAGTATTTTCCAGTCCAGAAGCAGTGACTCATTTCATGGTGAGGACACAAAAACGTCTCATGTGAAGTGAAGACAAGCGTCTGTGAGACATTTTCCACCCTGTGACCATCGCTCATCACTTCAGACACTCAAACATTCCTCCACGAAGTTCATCGCGTTAGGagcacagactgtctaaaacctggacgtagtctctgagacgtccccgcagactgtctaaaacctggacgtagtctccgtgacgtccctgcagactgtctaaaacctggacgtagtctctgtgacgtctgtctaaaacctggacgtagtctccgtgacttcAGAGGTTGCCGCCTGGTTAGAAGCCGTCCGTGTTGTAACGTGCTCACTGATAAATGGACAAACAGGGACcctcgtctccttctcctcataTTTCACTGTCCAAATGTGagctgacaaagaaaaactatttttaagtTCACACCTGCTGTCCTTGTCAGTGTTCTCCGTGATGAGAGGGATCCAGTGGCTGGTCACctgaagaaagacaaaagatcATCACTATATTCAGAGACACATCCTAATCCATCATCCCGTTTAACTGCTGcggcataaaaacaaattatggAAATCTTCGCAGCAGATGGAACTCACCTTTTCTATCGACTTCTTGTTGTTAACAGCGTAGACAATGCAAATCACATTTGCctatgagacagacagacggacacgGACAGTCCATTAGGCGTTTACCTGAACTCAGCACTTCACTGTGAAGTTAACAGAGAAGCAGAAGGAGCCGACTGACCTTGGAGATCTCCTGAAACAGCTGCTCGTCTGTCTGCTCTGCGTCTGCgggacaaagacaaaagaagcgTCACCCTGCGCTGCAGAGTCAAACAAAGAGACGGTCACGGGCCTTAACGCACCTGAGTAGTCCACAATGTGTGTGGGGACTCTCTCTGGCGTGACGTCTGCAGGTATGGTGATTTCCTCAGCTCGGTAAGGAACCTGGAGACGAACACAAGAGCAGGGCAGCAGTCAAACAACGTCAAACTCGAAGCAGCCACAAAGATCATGTGACAGAAAGATGATGCTTCCGTACCACGTCTGGGAACTCCTCGCTGACCAGGGACATGATGAGAGACGTCTTCCCCACCTTGGCTGTGGATGGAGAGCACAAACTGACTCTTCAGCACTCACAGTAATATTTCAgctgtattattatattttattatatgttcGGCCTTGTCCATGACTTTCTACTCCTGAGCCAGAGACCTTCTGAAGTTTAAAGTCACTACGTCTCTGTTTAGAATTGAACATCCTTGAATTAGTTTTTAAATCCTTGAACAGCAGCTTCTCTCTCAGGTATGCATCTCTCAGATCAGTTTTCACAGACCTTTTATTTAAGGTGTCTCGTCATTCACTGCAGAGTTTGATGGTTTTTATCGCTCTCTTGTCAAACTGGTTTTAACCCCacgtgtttatttatttaattggcTTCATTTTATCACTGCATGGtcagatttgatttatttatgctaaatactgtatatttttagatttgctctgtatgtgtctctgttgtggcctcagcgtgtcatcgagccgccctttgtggcctcagcgtgtcatcgagccgccctttaaggaccgcccacaaagatctgagactgaaaactgtttgaacctctgactccacatctCAGTGATAAATATCgtccaaacatatttaatgtgtttgcaaAGAAACCTAAGAATTGATTTTACACTGACTAAATAACCTTAAAACAACCTGATAAAAACCAACCCTAACCTCTGGACAGACAGatatttagacagacagacagacagacgtggaGACAGacgtggagacagacagacagacagacatttagacatttagacagacagatattcagacagacagacagacagacagacatttaaacagacagacagacagacagatattcagacagacagacagtatatAACTAGAATAAAGTCGTAGCAGGATCAACACATGGTTGaaccaacacaaaaacacagaagaagaacccACAGTGGAAAATAAAGATCCTGGAGTTCACTTCCCTAAATTCCAGGATATTCCAGGAATTCAATGcccacataaagacacacacatctctgcagactgcagtgatgtgtgtgtgtgtgtgtgtgttacagtctacaacatgatgtgtgtgttacagtgtgagcactaacattatcattatcattaccGTCACAGCTGGACTTACGCTCTCCCACCAGTAGAATCCTCACGTCCTTGCGCATCTTCTCCGGTGTCGACAGACTCGGTAAACCGGAACGTGTCGAACATTTATGCCTCCGTGTGAGAGTGAAGGACTCAGCCCGGCCCGGCTCGACCCGACCCGGCCCGGCTCGGCTCGGCCCGGCTCTGCTCGGCCTGGCTCGGTGGCTAACGGCTACGTTCGCATTTCAGCTCCGGTTCAGTCCGGCTGGTTCTGAACACACGGTACACGCCGTTAGATAACCGGGACAGTAACACGGTGTTTGTTTAGAGATATTCACCTGTCACCTGGCTCCGTGTGTCACCgtgctgctacacacacacacacatacacacacacacacacacacctgacggTCAACACACACCTAGCCGCCGCTGGCTAACGTGTTTCCCGCCACGCCCCTCTCCAAAGATCGTGTATTAAACAAAGATGGCGGATAACCGGTGGTTTTTGTAGTCCTTTTTGATTAGTTTGATGTGATTTCTGGTACCTGGAGAATGACCtcctaattttttttaactatctTTACAGCGTCTGTCATCGCTTGTCAACACGCGCCACACGGAAGGAGCCAGACggaaactttcaaaataaaataaaaataaaatgttaaatgttgttttggagAATGTCGGATTGTATAAATGGTATAATTAATACTATACTCTTACTCTTTTGGTACATGTAAATGATAtttttcataataaataaagagaagaaaatattagatattttatttaagtaaaagcaGAAATTATACTACTATATTTACTCAGATATGTTCCTCTTTGGTAACTTTAGAAACTAAAATTcaatctgaaaagtaacaagAGCTGCCAGATTAATGAAGTGGAGTGAAAATACAATATTTGCCTGTGAAAAGTAAATTACAAGtagtaacataacataacataacataaaaataacataaaaataacataacataaaaataacataacataacataacataacataacataaaaataacataacataacataacataaacataacataacataacataacataaaacattacatatcatatcatatcatatcataacataacataaacaaatatttaaagcagGAGTCAGTCGTatattagttttattaaaagtgtttcacagaagacagctaaaatgaaacagtgagaaaattaacctaattgtttaaaaatgtgcaaaatgagTTAAACAGATAAtacacatcaaaataaaaacacaaagtaacaaaaacataaaatctcatccttattattaataaatacaatatttgtTACATGTTTTCAAGAATCAACACTGCGTCTCTGTGGTGTCACTTTGTAGTCCACCACCTCTCAGCAGTGAACAGAGTTCGTTAAATCCCGCTGACACGTTCAGGAGAATCTTTTAAAGTGAGTTCAGTCTGTTTTGTCTGAGCAGGTCCAAGTGTTCCAGTCACTTCCCTCTCGCCAAGTTGGCCTCATCTATGAAGGAACATGAAAGTTAGGAGTGTGTATTCCCTTCACGTGTTATGCATCTGATGAGGTGTAACAGCGGTTTCTTACTGCTGTAGTCCTCTGGGGTCATGGGCTGAGAGATGACCTTCCTGAGGGCCTCCAGCCACTCCATCTGGTCCTGCGCCTgctcacacatgaacacaaactgcCTGTCCGGAGTCTGCAGCGTGATGCCGCAGTGCCACCGGCCTCCCCTCGAGCTCCGGCTGCTCTCTGACACAGAGTATCCGTGGCTCTCCGTGCCGATGAAGGCAGCACCGAGCTCTGTGGCATCCTAACggtggaaaaacaaagaaaaggccCCACTTTAACTTTAACCGCTCCCTCCTGACTATTTAACAAGCTCAGGTAAGTCCTGAACCGTCCGTCAGTTATGCTGTTGGGGGGACTTCCAGTGATGCACTGAGCTCAGCTTCTTCCTCCAGAgtatttctgctttttcatCTGACATGTTCTCTCGGATCAAGGCTGCACCAAAAACTTCTGTTCGATTTGAGGCTATATTAATAAAATTTAACTGTTATTTCACCGagttatatattgtatattgttgtCAAGCAAATATCAGAATTTGATGCAAACCCGGAAATGTTGTCCACTTCCAAATGAACGTGATTTGTTTGAATGTA includes the following:
- the rhot1b gene encoding mitochondrial Rho GTPase 1b isoform X1, with amino-acid sequence MRKDVRILLVGEPKVGKTSLIMSLVSEEFPDVVPYRAEEITIPADVTPERVPTHIVDYSDAEQTDEQLFQEISKANVICIVYAVNNKKSIEKVTSHWIPLITENTDKDSRVPLILVGNKSDLVEHSSMETILPIMNQYSEIETCVECSAKNLKNISELFYYAQKAVLHPTGPLYCPEKKDMKPLCIKALTRIFKVSDLDNDGILNDNELNFFQRTCFNTPLEPQALEDVKNVVRRNLSDGVCDNGLSLKGFLFLHTLFIQRGRHETTWTVLRRFGYDDDLELNQDYLFPPLKVPPDCTTELNHNAYLFLQSVFDKHDKDRDCALSPDELSDLFDVFPYMPWGPDVNNTVCTNEQGWITYQGYLSQWTLTTYLDVQRCLEYLGYLGYSIIAEQESQAAGITVTRDKKIDLQKKQTQRSVFRCNVFGDAGSGKSGFLQAFLGHNLVRQKTIKEEHRSYYAISTTYVYGQEKYLLLHEVFPDFDYLSDADLACDIVCLVYDVSNPYSFEYCAKVFKQYFMDSKTPCMMIATKSDLPEVKQMYGSSPLEFCRRHKMPPPQSFTCNTAAAPSKDIYTKLTTMAMHPHARLRCMCTCNRCTFCLCQNFLNSELLQTVRAKLYAVVLRRHVSQADLKNSTFWLRASVGATVFAVLGFAMYRVLLKPR
- the rhot1b gene encoding mitochondrial Rho GTPase 1b isoform X2, encoding MRKDVRILLVGEPKVGKTSLIMSLVSEEFPDVVPYRAEEITIPADVTPERVPTHIVDYSDAEQTDEQLFQEISKANVICIVYAVNNKKSIEKVTSHWIPLITENTDKDSRVPLILVGNKSDLVEHSSMETILPIMNQYSEIETCVECSAKNLKNISELFYYAQKAVLHPTGPLYCPEKKDMKPLCIKALTRIFKVSDLDNDGILNDNELNFFQRTCFNTPLEPQALEDVKNVVRRNLSDGVCDNGLSLKGFLFLHTLFIQRGRHETTWTVLRRFGYDDDLELNQDYLFPPLKVPPDCTTELNHNAYLFLQSVFDKHDKDRDCALSPDELSDLFDVFPYMPWGPDVNNTVCTNEQGWITYQGYLSQWTLTTYLDVQRCLEYLGYLGYSIIAEQESQAAGITVTRDKKIDLQKKQTQRSVFRCNVFGDAGSGKSGFLQAFLGHNLVRQKTIKEEHRSYYAISTTYVYGQEKYLLLHEVFPDFDYLSDADLACDIVCLVYDVSNPYSFEYCAKVFKQYFMDSKTPCMMIATKSDLPEVKQMYGSSPLEFCRRHKMPPPQSFTCNTAAAPSKDIYTKLTTMAMHPHVSQADLKNSTFWLRASVGATVFAVLGFAMYRVLLKPR